One genomic segment of Streptosporangium album includes these proteins:
- a CDS encoding helix-turn-helix transcriptional regulator — protein MRASRLLSLLLLLQTRGRMTATELAQELEVSIRTVYRDVEALSSAGVPVYADRGPAGGYQLLDGYRTRLNGLTAQEASSLFLAGLPGPAAELGLGEVVANAELKLLAALPPEPRFHAARMRERFHLDVPGWYRGVDEAPFLGEVSDAVWDQRPLRMTYRRWGPRDVERLAHPYGLVLKGGAWYMVAAADGGAPRTYRVSRIVATELLDGHFDRPGDFDLSAYWERYAIDFRARMHTGEALVRVAPGIEEMLRYTVGAEIGDAALAEAGPPDEQGWVVLRLPIESVRHAHWLLLRLGADVEVLEPAELRDQMAATVAGLAGLYGIGGRASGKDECRN, from the coding sequence ATGCGCGCAAGTCGTCTGTTGTCACTCCTGCTGCTCCTGCAGACCCGGGGGCGCATGACGGCCACCGAGCTGGCCCAGGAACTGGAGGTCTCGATCCGTACGGTTTACCGGGACGTGGAGGCCCTGTCGTCGGCGGGGGTCCCCGTCTACGCCGATCGCGGCCCCGCCGGGGGATACCAGCTGCTGGACGGCTACCGCACCCGTCTCAACGGGCTGACCGCGCAGGAGGCGTCCTCGCTGTTCCTGGCCGGACTGCCCGGCCCCGCCGCCGAGCTCGGGCTGGGGGAGGTGGTCGCCAACGCCGAGCTGAAACTGCTCGCCGCGCTGCCCCCCGAGCCGCGCTTCCACGCCGCCCGGATGCGTGAGCGCTTCCATCTGGACGTCCCGGGCTGGTATCGGGGAGTCGATGAGGCGCCCTTCCTGGGAGAGGTCTCCGACGCGGTGTGGGACCAGCGCCCGCTGCGCATGACCTACCGCCGCTGGGGCCCGCGCGACGTCGAGCGCCTGGCCCACCCCTACGGTCTGGTCCTCAAAGGCGGGGCGTGGTACATGGTGGCCGCCGCCGACGGGGGAGCGCCGCGCACCTACCGGGTGTCGCGGATCGTCGCCACCGAGCTCCTCGACGGCCACTTCGACCGCCCCGGCGACTTCGACCTGAGTGCCTACTGGGAGCGTTACGCGATCGACTTCCGGGCGCGGATGCACACCGGCGAGGCCCTGGTGCGCGTGGCGCCCGGGATCGAGGAGATGCTGCGCTACACCGTCGGTGCCGAGATCGGCGACGCCGCGCTGGCCGAGGCCGGTCCGCCCGACGAGCAGGGCTGGGTCGTGCTGCGCCTGCCGATCGAGTCGGTCAGGCATGCCCACTGGCTGTTGCTGCGCCTGGGCGCCGACGTCGAGGTTCTGGAGCCTGCCGAGCTGCGCGACCAGATGGCCGCCACGGTCGCCGGGCTCGCCGGGCTGTACGGAATCGGCGGGCGGGCCTCCGGGAAGGATGAGTGCAGAAATTAG
- a CDS encoding RNA-guided endonuclease InsQ/TnpB family protein produces MAVRRSYKFLLRPTVGQAIALTACLDDHRALYNAALEHRRTAYAKARVNIRYGEQSADLKHIRAEDGDGQGRWSFSSQQATLRRLDKAFQAFFARVKAGRTPGFPRFKGKGRFDTVEWPKDGDGCRWNSRPEHPTTTYVRLQGVGHVRVHQHRPVRGRVKTISIIEREGSRWYVIVSCDDVPAETLPATGAAVGIDLGVASLVTTSDGDPLDNPRHLAASADRLATAQRTLTRKKRGSTRRRKQVARGAARQVRRQRLDGAHKAALALVDAYDVIVHEDLRITNMTKRAAPRPDGEGGYLPNGAAAKSGLNRSILDAGWGVFLTILSHKAESAGRELISVNPANILRAGLALREAAWAA; encoded by the coding sequence GTGGCCGTGCGTAGGTCCTACAAGTTCCTGTTGCGTCCCACCGTCGGGCAGGCGATCGCGTTGACCGCGTGCCTGGACGATCACCGCGCCCTGTACAACGCCGCGTTGGAGCACCGCCGCACCGCCTACGCCAAGGCGAGAGTGAACATCCGCTACGGTGAGCAGTCGGCGGACCTCAAGCACATCCGCGCCGAGGACGGCGACGGGCAGGGCCGGTGGTCGTTCTCCTCCCAGCAGGCCACCCTGCGCCGCCTCGACAAGGCGTTTCAGGCGTTCTTCGCCCGCGTCAAGGCCGGGCGCACACCGGGCTTCCCTCGCTTCAAGGGCAAGGGGCGGTTCGACACCGTCGAGTGGCCCAAGGACGGCGACGGCTGCCGCTGGAACTCCCGGCCCGAACACCCCACCACCACCTACGTCCGCCTCCAGGGCGTCGGCCACGTCCGGGTGCACCAGCACCGCCCCGTGCGCGGCCGGGTGAAGACGATCAGCATCATCGAGCGAGAAGGCTCCCGCTGGTATGTGATCGTCTCGTGCGACGACGTGCCCGCCGAAACCTTGCCCGCGACCGGCGCGGCGGTGGGGATCGACCTGGGCGTCGCCTCGCTGGTCACCACCAGCGACGGCGACCCGCTGGACAACCCCCGCCACCTCGCCGCCTCGGCCGACCGGCTCGCGACCGCCCAGCGCACTCTGACGCGCAAGAAGCGCGGCTCGACGCGACGGCGCAAGCAGGTGGCTCGCGGCGCTGCACGGCAAGTACGCCGTCAACGCCTCGACGGCGCCCACAAGGCCGCGCTCGCACTGGTCGACGCCTACGACGTGATCGTCCACGAGGACCTGCGCATCACGAACATGACCAAGCGCGCCGCCCCCAGGCCCGACGGTGAGGGCGGGTATCTGCCCAACGGGGCGGCTGCGAAGTCGGGCCTGAACCGAAGCATCCTGGACGCGGGTTGGGGGGTGTTCCTGACGATCCTGTCGCACAAGGCTGAAAGCGCCGGTCGAGAGCTGATCTCGGTGAACCCCGCCAACATCCTGCGGGCAGGGCTTGCCCTTCGTGAAGCCGCGTGGGCGGCTTAG
- the bla gene encoding class A beta-lactamase: MRRLDAHRFPAALKATGLAISILAGGAAYGVNTASADSQAISRTAVAWTGTGSGQAALDGLRSPSREADARRQLRALEASSESRIGAYALDTATGKTVTYRSGERFPMLSTFKALASAAVLQKARTSDPGLMDRVIHWKASEVKENSPRTEKHVDDGMTVAQLCEAAITYSDNTAGNMLLKQIGGPSGLTRYLRTLKDPVSRLDRWETELNDWNPKEKRDTTTPASMAHDLQKVTTGNVLDARDRAQLNDWLRANTTGDTRIRAGLPKTWIIGDKTGTSASYGATNDIAVIRTSASAAPLIMTIYTTHPAADAPNDNKVIADTATILARALGKLR, translated from the coding sequence ATGCGACGTCTCGACGCCCACCGCTTCCCCGCGGCCCTGAAAGCCACCGGACTGGCGATCTCCATCCTGGCGGGCGGTGCCGCCTATGGTGTGAACACCGCCTCGGCCGACAGCCAGGCGATCTCACGGACCGCAGTGGCCTGGACGGGGACGGGAAGCGGGCAGGCCGCCCTCGACGGCCTGCGGTCGCCGTCTCGCGAAGCCGACGCGCGCAGGCAGTTGCGTGCGCTGGAGGCGTCCTCCGAGAGCCGTATCGGCGCGTACGCCCTCGACACGGCCACAGGAAAGACGGTCACCTACCGGTCCGGCGAGCGCTTCCCCATGCTCTCCACCTTCAAGGCGCTGGCATCCGCCGCGGTGTTGCAGAAGGCCCGCACCTCCGACCCGGGGCTGATGGACCGGGTCATCCACTGGAAGGCCAGCGAGGTGAAGGAGAACTCACCGAGGACCGAGAAGCACGTGGACGACGGGATGACCGTCGCCCAACTGTGCGAGGCGGCCATCACCTACAGCGACAACACCGCGGGCAACATGCTGCTGAAGCAGATCGGCGGGCCGTCCGGACTGACGAGGTACCTCCGCACGCTGAAGGACCCGGTCTCCCGCCTGGACCGCTGGGAGACCGAGCTCAACGACTGGAATCCCAAGGAGAAGCGGGACACCACCACCCCCGCCTCCATGGCCCACGACCTGCAGAAAGTCACGACCGGCAACGTGCTCGACGCCAGGGACAGGGCGCAGCTGAATGACTGGTTGCGTGCGAACACGACCGGCGACACGCGCATCCGCGCCGGCCTGCCCAAGACCTGGATCATCGGCGACAAGACCGGCACCTCCGCGTCCTACGGGGCCACGAACGACATCGCCGTCATCCGGACCTCCGCGTCCGCCGCACCGCTGATCATGACCATCTACACCACCCACCCGGCCGCCGACGCCCCCAACGACAACAAGGTCATCGCCGACACCGCCACCATCCTCGCCCGCGCCCTCGGCAAGCTCCGCTAA